One Chitinophagales bacterium genomic window, GACGCCGGCATTGGCACTGTTGTGCAAAGAAAGCAGGCAGGCAAGGGTTGTGAGGAGAAGCGAAGCTTTTGGTGCCATCATATCAGGAAGGATGATGACGATAAACGCAGTAGACCGTGCGTTAGTATTCAGTGCTGCAAAATGAACGGATCAAGGTTGGCTACTGGCTTCTTGCCCTGCGGCATAGCTCTCAAAAAAACTCTTCCATTTCATCTTCCATACACCGGTGGCAGCTTCACTGAAGATTCCTTTGCTCATCTTGGAAATACCTTCGAGGCGGTCGCTGAATACAATGGGCACTTCTTTTATTTTGAAACCGAGCTTCCAGGCGGCAAACTTCATCTCGATCTGAAAGGCATAGCCGGTGAATTTAATTTTGTCGAGGTCAATGGCTGCCAGTACTTTTTTCCGGTAGCATACGAAGCCTGCCGTCGTGTCGCGGATGGGCATCCAGGTAATCATGCGCACATAGATGGAAGCATAATAGCTCATCAGCACACGTCCGGTTGGCCAGTTCATCACCTGTCCGCCTTTCACATAGCGCGATCCGATGGCCACATCATAACCTTCCGTTGCACAGGCATTGTACAGCTGCTGCAGGGCTATTGGCGGATGGGAGAAGTCGGCATCCATCTCAAAGATATAGTCATAGTCGCGGCCGATCGCCCATTTGAAGCCTTTGATGTAAGCGGTGCCCAGCCCTTGCTTGCCTGCACGTTCTTCGATGAAAAGCTTTCCCGCAAACTCCGTTTGCAGTGATTTCACCGCGTCGGCCGTGCCGTCGGGAGAAGCATCATCTATAATAAGCATGTTTGCATCCGGGTAAAGCGAGAAGATCTCACGGATCATCCTGGAAATATTTTCCAGTTCATTGTAGGTTGGTATGACGATGAGTGCGTTCTTCAAATTTTATCGGCCTGTAGTGGTTGGGCGTGAGCGTTCCCGGCGATCCGTTCAGCGTCAGCATCCGTTAAACATTTATTGTTGCATCTCATCCGGGAGTAATGTGGATCCCCATAACAGCAGGTTCCACCAACGGATGAACTATGTAATTATTTTTTCATCCGTTCCCTGATGCTTTTTATTTTTTCCTTGAAGTCTAAAGGAAATTCACTTTTCATCAGCCAGTCAAAATAGCTCGGTTCCGTTTTAAATATCTCCGTCACCGCTTTGCCTTTATGCTTTCCGAAATTGAACATCTCGATCTTGTTCTCGTAGTACATCCGTTTTCCGAGGTCAACGAAGTCGCCGTCTTTGGAAAATTCATGGAGGAAATCCACATCATTTTTTAATACGCCGGGATAACGGTCCAGCTGCGATTTCAATACTTCATACGTCGCTTTCACATCAGCCATGGCACTATGGGCATCGGTGAGTTCTTTTTGGCAATAAAACCGGTAAGCGGCGGCCAGGTTGCGCGGTTCCAGGTTGTGGTAGATGCGCTGCACATCCACAAACTTGCGGGCAGAAACATCAAAGATCACTCCGGCGCGGTGAAACTCTTCGAGCAGGATGGGGAAATCAAAGCGCGTGGAATTGAAACCGGCGAGATCACATTCATCGAGAAAGATGAAATACTGCTTGGCAATCTGTTCAAAGGTTGGCGCGTCTTTTACATCTTCATCGGTGATGCCATGTATGGCCGTCACGGCGGCCGGAATCGGCATGAGCGGGTTCACTCTTGTCTGCTTCTCATGTACGTTGCCATCCGGCATCAGTTTGAGCACGGCAATTTCAACAATACGGTCTTTTGCAAAGTTGACGCCTGTCGTTTCAAGGTCAACAAATGCAAGCGGACGGCTGAGTACTAATTCCATTTTTACGATTATGCATGCGTGCTGACAAATGTACTCAACTCTTTTAAATCCAAACCGCCGAAGTTACCCGAACTCATCATCAGCAGGTTGGTGTTCTCCCAGGTTTGTGCGTGCAGAAAATCATGCAGCAATTGCTGATCGGTGAAAACGATGATGGAGTCGTCGTTGAATGTTTCCCGTATCAAAGCCGGTGTCAGTGGTTCAAGCCCTTTAATCTTAAAAGTGTGTGCGTCGTAGAAGATAATTTTCACGCTGGCATCTTTCAGGCTGTCGCAGTATTCGGTGAGAAACTGTTTGTTGAGGCTGCTGTAGGTATGCAACTCCATGCAGGCGATCAGCTTCCGGTGCGGATACTGTTCATTCACTGCTGCAAGCGTCGCCTTCAGCTTGGAAGGAGAGTGGGCGAAGTCTTTGAAGGTGGCGGAAGTGGTGGTTTGTCCGAGCAGCTCAAGTCTCCTCGCTGCTCCCGCGAAATCCCTGATGGCATCCAGGCAGTCTGTTTCACTGAGGCCTAATGCTTTGCATACTTCTATGGCGCCCATCATGTTTTGCAGGTTATGCCTTCCGAAGATTTTTAATGGAATATTTTCATCACTGCGCTTCAGATAGGTTGTGCCATTTTGAATAAAGAAATCAGGCGTGGCATAAGGAACTTTCCAGACGGCAGTGTTAATCGCCGCAGCTATCACGGAAACCTCTTCGTCTTCCGCGTTGTAAATCAGCCGGCCTGATTCCGGAATGAGTGCTGCAAAAGTTTTAAACTGGCTTACGTAATTTTCGAAGGTGGGAAACACGTTGATGTGGTCCCAGGCAATGCCGCTGATGAGTGCGATGTCGGGATGATAGAGGTGAAACTTGGGTTTTTTATTGATGGCGGAATCAGGATATTCATCACCTTCCAGGATCATGACGGGAGCAGATTCAGAAAGGCGAACCATAATGTCGAAGCCTTGTAGCTTCGCACCCACGGCATAGTCGAAGTCAACATTATTTTTCTTCAGTATGTGCATGATCATGGCCGTAATCGTTGTTTTACCATGACTTCCGCCAATGACGACGCGTGTTTTATGTTTCGACTGTTCGTATAAAAATTCAGGAAAGGAATAAATTTTTATCCCCAGCGTTTTGGCCTTTACCAGTTCAGGGTTATCCGCCTTTGCATGCATGCCGAGCACAACAGCGTCGAGCGCCGTTGTAATTTTCTCTTCATGCCATCCTAACGAGGGAGGCAGCAAACTAAATCTGTCGAGGTTGCTTTTGGCAGGTTCAAAGATCTCATCATCAGAACCGGTAACGGAATAACCCTTCAGGCTTAAGGCAATGGCCAGGTTGTGCATAACACTTCCGCCGATTGCGATAAAGTGAACATTCATTTTTTTAGGTTTGCAGGAAATAACAATTCAGCTTACTTTTGAGCGGAATAGCGGCCGAAATTAGTCAGAAGAAAAACGCCTGTCCTAAATTTTTTTAAACATGCTCCATCAAACTTCAGTTTCCAGGTTACTGGCAGTGATTGCCCTCGCATTCGTGATCACGATAGCGGTAACATCCTGCGGAAGTCAGAAAATGGGTTGTCCCGGATCCATTACCCAAAGTGAAAAGCCGGCTGCTTCACACAGCTAAGCATTTTATTTTGCCATTAAAAAGGGAAGGGCTGCAACATGGTTGCGGCTATTTTCTTTTATAGTCAGCAGATACATTCCGTTTATCAAAGTTCCTGTATTGATTGGTTGCCCGGCATCAACAGCCGTTTCCATCCATATTGTTCCGGCAGCATCAGTGATAGTCACAGTATAATGATGTAAAGCATCGAGGCCCGACAGGTATATATTGCCGGCGGTGGGCACAGGAAAAAGGAAGGGACTAAAAAGCTGATCGTGTAGCATATCAGCAGGCGTCATCACTTCCAGCCAGGTGGCGGTATATCGTTCCACATTATTCCAGATATGAAACTGATCATTCCATGTTTGTCCGATGGATTGCAGGAGGTTGCCGTAGTCGTCTACAGTATACAGGTAGCGGTACGTAGCTTCCCAGCCTGTTCCCAGCCAGTTGGATAATATTTTTTGCTCAGGGAAACCGGTAAGCCCGTAGTGCCATGTAATCATGTTGAAGTTCTCCCATGATGCAGAGCTGGCATTCCAGACCTGGAAAATGAGATTGGTGATTTTGTCATCTTCATAAATATAGAAGTACTGATTGAGGTTTTGAAAGGTATTGCCATCCCAGGTTAGGTTCGTTATCTGGAGGATGTTGCCTGATGCGTCATATTCAAAGTTGTTGCCGTAATAAATCAGCCATTTCTCTTCTGCAGCCGACCAGATCATTGATTCGCTGTGCACCAGTTGCTGTTGTGCATTATAAACCATGGTATCTTTTGTTTCGGGCTGCCACCACATCGAATCACTGTTCCATGTATTACCGGCATAGCGTACCAGGTTGTTATTGCTATCGTAACCGGAAACATACTGCGCATAAGCATTCCAGCTCATCGTACTGTCCACCCAATCAGCATGTGTGATGGAAAGTTCTTTGCCATCCGGCAGATAAGCATAATCGTGTTTGTGATTGGCTGTCCAGGCGGCAGCTATTGTATTCCAGTAGCTGATCTTTTCCTGCAGTATGCTGCCGGAAGAAAGGTGCTGCTGCTCATTCAACATGCTGTTGATAAATCCTCCGGTGGTGGCATCATAGATTTCTTCCTGGTAAAACTGCTGGAATCCAAATACATCATAACCGTAAGTAGTCCGCCTGCTGTTGATGTAATCGTTGATGACCTGGTCAAAATTATATTCGTTGAGAATATTTATTTGGCCATCGATGTTATAATCGTAATCAAAGAAGTACAAAGGAAACCACAGCGCCTGATTCATGTCGTAGTAATCAAAAGTTTCTGTTGATGGCTTGAACAGCACATCCCGCGCTGATGAAGTTGTGGGTGAAAAAACTGATAAAAGACAGGGTGGAAGCGTTGCGGTATATGGATTGACAGTACCCTTCAGTTCATCAAAATGTATTACAGGCTGGGAAGATGCGGCACCGAGCTGCATGATAAACAAAAGCAGGCAATGAACGTGTCTCATCATTATATAAAAGTAAAATTATTATTTGCAGGCAGCAACAATCGCTGCACAATAAGTTGACTGCTTTCAATGGTATAAGGGCGGCGCCTTTTCAACCAACATGATGATCGTACCAGTCAAGTCAGGTATATGATGCATAAGACTTGCAGGAATCATGGCATACAAAAATTAAATGATCATCTTTGACTAAAGCGATTCATTATGCACTTCAACGGTAAGGATATCGGCGCCATCAGCATGATACTTTTCGCGGTGATTGATATTACAGGCGGCCTGCCGGTTTTAGTTGACCTGCAGCAAAAGACAGGCAGGCTTAAATCAGAGCAGATCACCATCGTATCCGGTATCATCATGATCGTCTTCCTCTTCCTGGGAGAATCAATCCTGCGGCTCATCGGTATCGACATTGCTTCTTTCGCCATTGCGGGAGCATTCATTATTTTTTTTCTCGCATTGGAAATGATTCTTGGCATCAGGTTCTTCAAAGGCGAGTCGCCTGAGACGGTATCTATTGTACCTATCGCATTTCCGCTGATAGCAGGAGCAGGCACACTCACCACATTGCTCTCGCTTAGATCACAGTACCAGCACATTGAAAATATCATCGTTGCCATCCTGATCAACCTGGTGGTGGTGTACCTGGTGCTGAGGAATACGCACCGGATTGAAAAGCTGCTGGGCAGTGGTGGTATCAACCTGCTGAGAAAGGTTTTTGGTGTCATCCTGCTTGCGCTCGCCGTGAAGCTGTTTAAGTCCAATGCCTTTTGAACAGCAGTGTTTTGCAGTTGTGATGATAACCTTTACTTTTATCATGCTGCCACCATGTGCTGTCATTACCGTGATTAATTGCTGTCTTCAATTCACTGTTGAGAAAAATCATCATTCGCGCAGATTAAACAACCAATCCATTTTCAACTATGCAAAAAATCAACAAAGCTTTATTGTTGCTGTTCATGCCGGTCTTCCTGATGTCAGCCTGCTACCAGAAAAGTGCACCGCTTGTTCCTGCTACATTTATTGATTCCTTGTCGGAAAACACTTTTCACTATTTCTGGGATCTGGCCGGTGAAAACAACGGACAGATTCCCGACCGATGGCCGTCGAAAAGTTTTTCCAGCATTGCGGCAACGGGATTTGGTCTCACGGCTTATCTTATTGGTGTAGAAAGGAAATACATCACCAGGGAACAGGCTGCTGAGAGGGTGTTGAAGACACTCCGGTTTTTTCAGCAGGCTAAGATGGGTGATGCCAAAACCGGAGTAACCGGCTTTCGCGGATTCTTCTATCACTTTATCGACATGGTAACCGGATTGCGTTTTGAGAATGTGGAATTGTCAACCGTGGATACCGGATTACTGATGGCAGGCATACTTTCCTGCCAGAGTTATTTTGATGCGGACAATGCAACCGAAAAGGAGATACGTGACATTGCGGATGCACTGTATAGAAACGTGGAATGGGATTGGGCCATGAATAACGATGCCACCATGAGTATGGGATGGCACCCTGAAAATGGTTTTATTGATGCGCGCTGGAAAGGATATAATGAAGGGATGATCATCTATGTGCTTGCACTGGGTTCACCCACGCATCCCATCAAGGCGGAAAGCTGGAAGGCCTGGACGGACACTTATCAATGGGCAAGTTACTACGGACAAGAGATGGTGAACTTCGGTCCTTTGTTCGGACATCAGTACTCGCACATGTATATCGATTTTAAAGGGATCACCGATGATTACATGCGCAGCAAAGGCATCGATTATTTCGAGAATTCGCGACGGGCTACCTACGCCAACCAGGCTTATTGTATCAATAATCCTGCAGGCTATGTAGGATATTCATCATCTGTGTGGGGGCTCACCGCCTGCGATGGTCCGGGCAATGATAACAAGAGCAACCCTAATATTTCATTCATGGGTTATTCTGCCCGCGGTGCGGCGCAATGGTATGTGCAGGACGACGGCACTATAGCGCCCACTGCGGCAGGCGGCTCCATACCGTTTGCACCGGAGATATGCCTGCCTGCTCTGAAAGCCATGAAGCAACAATACGGCGGCAAAGTATATGACCGTTATGGATTCAAAGATGCCTTCAATCTCTCCATCATCAATAAAGACGGATCGCAGGGTTGGGTGGATCAGGATTACCTCGGCATTGATGAAGGGCCGATCATTATTCAGCTGGAGAATTACCAGAGTGGTTTAGTATGGAACCTGATGAAGAAGAATCCATATATCGTGGCAGGATTGAAGAAGGCCGGATTCAAAGGCGGGTGGCTCGATCAGGTTAAATGAGCAGCTGGCACTGGTAAAAACATATACTTCAGTTGCAAGGAAAGGTTGAATCAAATTGGCATGCAGTCAAAACACGGATCTGTTCGCAGTGAATCTGAATCAATAACAGCACTGCTGATGCCGGCCCCTTGTTGATATAAATAATAGTGTAAGAAATACACTATGCAGATAAGAATCCTATTTTTGTCAATAATACCTGCTGTTGATCAAAAAGCATTCAAAGCACAGGCTGCCAAAGCTGCATTCTGATTTCTCGGTGGATTGCGTAATCTTCGGCTTTGATGAGCAGGAATTGAAGGTGCTCCTGGTGGAAAGAAATCAGCCGCCGTATGAAGGCTGGAAAGCTATTCCCGGCAACCTGGTGTACGACACGGAGGATATTGATGAAGCGGCAGCGAGAGTGCTTTATGAACTGACAGGATTAAAAAACATCTTTCTTGAACAGTTTTATTCCTTTGGAAAAATTGACCGCCATTCGCAGGGACGGGTTATTACAGTGGCTTATTATTCCATTATCAAACGCACCGTCAACGGCCTTCACCCTGTTTCCGGTTACACGAAAAATGCTTACTGGTGGCCTGCTGATAAAATTCCCCGGCTGGCTTTTGACCATAACCTGGTCGTCCGCAAAGCACTCGAAACACTACGGCATAAAATACAATACGAACCGGTTGGCTTTGAACTGCTGCCTGCGAAATTTACACTTACACAGCTCCAACATATTTATGAAGTTATTCTCCGGCGGAAAATTGATAAACGGAATTTCAGGAAGAAAATGCTCAATTGCGGTTTTTTAAACAAGTTGAAGGAGAGACAGGAAGGGGTTTCACACAGGTCGGCGAGTTTTTATAAGTTCAATAAGAGAAGTTATCAGCAGCTGAAAAGGAAAGGATTTATTTTTGGAATTAAATGACAGTACAATTCATCAAAGCACTTTACGGAATACCATCAGTGAATAGAAGCATTTCAAATTTCAAAATTCTTGATATGGTAAGAAATATACTTTTTGCAGCAGCGCTCTTGCTTTCAGCTACAGCACAGGCTCAAAATTTCGCTGTGCAGGGCACGGTAACAGGATCTGATGATGGTCAGCCCATGACCGGTGTTAACGTGGTGGTTAAAGGAGGCACTGCAGGTG contains:
- a CDS encoding polyprenol monophosphomannose synthase: MKNALIVIPTYNELENISRMIREIFSLYPDANMLIIDDASPDGTADAVKSLQTEFAGKLFIEERAGKQGLGTAYIKGFKWAIGRDYDYIFEMDADFSHPPIALQQLYNACATEGYDVAIGSRYVKGGQVMNWPTGRVLMSYYASIYVRMITWMPIRDTTAGFVCYRKKVLAAIDLDKIKFTGYAFQIEMKFAAWKLGFKIKEVPIVFSDRLEGISKMSKGIFSEAATGVWKMKWKSFFESYAAGQEASSQP
- a CDS encoding 3'-5' exonuclease, with translation MELVLSRPLAFVDLETTGVNFAKDRIVEIAVLKLMPDGNVHEKQTRVNPLMPIPAAVTAIHGITDEDVKDAPTFEQIAKQYFIFLDECDLAGFNSTRFDFPILLEEFHRAGVIFDVSARKFVDVQRIYHNLEPRNLAAAYRFYCQKELTDAHSAMADVKATYEVLKSQLDRYPGVLKNDVDFLHEFSKDGDFVDLGKRMYYENKIEMFNFGKHKGKAVTEIFKTEPSYFDWLMKSEFPLDFKEKIKSIRERMKK
- a CDS encoding peptidoglycan synthetase, with the translated sequence MNVHFIAIGGSVMHNLAIALSLKGYSVTGSDDEIFEPAKSNLDRFSLLPPSLGWHEEKITTALDAVVLGMHAKADNPELVKAKTLGIKIYSFPEFLYEQSKHKTRVVIGGSHGKTTITAMIMHILKKNNVDFDYAVGAKLQGFDIMVRLSESAPVMILEGDEYPDSAINKKPKFHLYHPDIALISGIAWDHINVFPTFENYVSQFKTFAALIPESGRLIYNAEDEEVSVIAAAINTAVWKVPYATPDFFIQNGTTYLKRSDENIPLKIFGRHNLQNMMGAIEVCKALGLSETDCLDAIRDFAGAARRLELLGQTTTSATFKDFAHSPSKLKATLAAVNEQYPHRKLIACMELHTYSSLNKQFLTEYCDSLKDASVKIIFYDAHTFKIKGLEPLTPALIRETFNDDSIIVFTDQQLLHDFLHAQTWENTNLLMMSSGNFGGLDLKELSTFVSTHA
- a CDS encoding T9SS type A sorting domain-containing protein, which gives rise to MMRHVHCLLLFIMQLGAASSQPVIHFDELKGTVNPYTATLPPCLLSVFSPTTSSARDVLFKPSTETFDYYDMNQALWFPLYFFDYDYNIDGQINILNEYNFDQVINDYINSRRTTYGYDVFGFQQFYQEEIYDATTGGFINSMLNEQQHLSSGSILQEKISYWNTIAAAWTANHKHDYAYLPDGKELSITHADWVDSTMSWNAYAQYVSGYDSNNNLVRYAGNTWNSDSMWWQPETKDTMVYNAQQQLVHSESMIWSAAEEKWLIYYGNNFEYDASGNILQITNLTWDGNTFQNLNQYFYIYEDDKITNLIFQVWNASSASWENFNMITWHYGLTGFPEQKILSNWLGTGWEATYRYLYTVDDYGNLLQSIGQTWNDQFHIWNNVERYTATWLEVMTPADMLHDQLFSPFLFPVPTAGNIYLSGLDALHHYTVTITDAAGTIWMETAVDAGQPINTGTLINGMYLLTIKENSRNHVAALPFLMAK
- a CDS encoding MarC family protein, whose product is MHFNGKDIGAISMILFAVIDITGGLPVLVDLQQKTGRLKSEQITIVSGIIMIVFLFLGESILRLIGIDIASFAIAGAFIIFFLALEMILGIRFFKGESPETVSIVPIAFPLIAGAGTLTTLLSLRSQYQHIENIIVAILINLVVVYLVLRNTHRIEKLLGSGGINLLRKVFGVILLALAVKLFKSNAF
- a CDS encoding NUDIX domain-containing protein codes for the protein MIKKHSKHRLPKLHSDFSVDCVIFGFDEQELKVLLVERNQPPYEGWKAIPGNLVYDTEDIDEAAARVLYELTGLKNIFLEQFYSFGKIDRHSQGRVITVAYYSIIKRTVNGLHPVSGYTKNAYWWPADKIPRLAFDHNLVVRKALETLRHKIQYEPVGFELLPAKFTLTQLQHIYEVILRRKIDKRNFRKKMLNCGFLNKLKERQEGVSHRSASFYKFNKRSYQQLKRKGFIFGIK